A region of the Stieleria neptunia genome:
CTGGCCTCCGATGCATTTTTCCCCTTCCCCGATTCGATCGAAGCGGCAGCCGAGGCCGGCATTGTGGCGATCATTCAACCGGGCGGTTCACGCCGTGACGGCGAAGTCGTTGAAGCCTGTGACCAGTATGATCTGCCGATGGTGTTGACCGGGCGGCGTCACTTTAAACATTAGGATTTTGTCCGGATTGAACGTTCGGATCGCCCCGACCGATAGGGCTCGCGCCCTATCGATTGAGTGTGATGCGGTTAGCGGACCGTTGTACGACGTCCTTTCCAGGTCGTCGTCGGGAGTCCAACGGACGACGGCCCGGAAGGGCCATCGTACTCGACAAACCGGTTGAACTAAGCTGGACGGTCTCAAAAGGCTAAACACCAACGATTGCCCGGCAAGTAGGATTTCACCATGACGATCCTTGACGACATACTGGTCAAAACCCGTGAAACGATTGCCCGCGACATGGCCATCGTCTCGGCGGACCGGTTGGAATCCGAACTGGACGCCTTGCCGCCCTGTCGCGACTTTCATGGCGCCCTGGCAGCCGGCGATCGCGTTAATCTGATCGCCGAAGTCAAACGGGCGAGCCCCTCGGCGGGCCTGATCCGTGAAGACTTTGACCCCGCGGAAATCGCCAGGTGTTACGTCGACGGTGGAGCCGCCTGCATCAGCGTGTTGACCGACGAACCGTTCTTTCAAGGTTCGCTCGATTATCTGCGAGACGTGCGCGCGGCGGTCGACATTCCGATCTTGCGAAAAGACTTCATCGTCGATCGCTACCAATTGCTGCAGGCGCGTCAGGCGGGCGCCGATTGCGTGTTGTTGATCGCCGAATGCTTGCCGCCGGATGAATTGAAACAGCTTCACGACTTTGCCACCGATCTCGGCATGCAAACCTTGATCGAGCTGTTCGACCCCGAAAATCTGCAGGCCGTGTTGGCCACCGGGACCAAGCTGGTCGGCGTCAACAATCGCGACCTGCGGACCTTCAAGACAACGCTTCAGCACACCTTGGATCTCTGCCCGTCGATTCCATCGGACCGCTTGATTGTCGGTGAAAGCGGCATTCGAGAACATGCCGACCTGTTGCGGTTGGCCACCGGCGGCGTCAAGGCCGTGCTGGTCGGCGAATCGCTGATGCGAAAGGACGATATCACCGAGGCGGTTCGAGAGTTGTTGGGATGACGCCTCGCAGCCGACACGTCGCGGCGGCCCTGGTCGCCTGTCTGTTGTTTGGCGTCGGGGTGACGCTGACGGCGGTGCGAACCGTCAGCCGTTACCAAACGCCGGGATCGTCCAATCCCGCGACACAAGGGATGTGTGACTTTCACAACGGGCTGTACTTTCCCGCCACCGCGCTGTTGGCTGGCAAAAGTCCCTACGGCCAGCAGTACGCCGACGAGTACCCGGTGTCGCGTCAGATCCCGTTTTTCTCGCCCGTGATCCTGGTGCTGCACGCGCCGTTGACGTTTTTGCCGCTGCCGGTCGCGGATGTCCTGTTTTTCGTGATCTCCGTGTTGCTGGTGATCGTGCTGGCGATGCTGTGCGCCAAGGCCGCCGGCGTGGGGCGTGCGAACGGGGCCGCCGGCGCAGGTGGGCGTTTGACGTGGGTCGCATCGATTGCTGCGGCGATTGTGTTTTCCCGCAGCGGACATATCTCGCTGTACAACGGTTACTTCACCATCGAGTTGGCGTTGGCGACGATCGCCGCGATCCACTTTGCGAAAGACCGTCCGATGACGGCGGCCATCGCGCTGACGCTGGTATCGGCCAAGCCGACGTTCATTTTGCCGCTGGGGTTTTTGATGTTGGCCCGCGGAAACTACAAAGCGCTGGGGTTGGGGGCCGCGATCAGCGTGCTCGGCGCGGGGCTGCCGATGACCTACCTGGCCTATCACGAAGGCATTCGGGCGACCGGTTCGATCGACATGGCCGCCGGATTGGACAAGATCGTCGACGACATCGGCACGGCGCAACAGGTCCACATGAAGACTCAGGATGAATCCCCCGTCGATTCATGGACGCGGCTGGATGCCTTGGCAACGGTTTGCAAATGGACCGGCAGCGATCCCGGCCAGATGGTTCATCTGGCCGTGATGATGCTGATTCTGGCATGGCCGATGGTGATTCTGTTTTACCGATCGCGGCATGGATTGGACGACGGGGTTGCCGGCGGCACCGGTTGTCTGATGCTGGTCGCGACCCTGACCAGTCTGTACCACCAGTCCTATGACGCGATGGTTGTGGTCGCACCAACGGTCGGTCTGCTGCTGGCGAGCACCGAGTTTTGGAGGTCGGTTTCGCCTTCGACCCGCGGGGTGCTTGGAGCCCTGATGGTGTTCCCGGCGTTTAATTACCTTTCAACGCGCAGCTTTCTGACGCGTCTGGACTTGGGGGACATCGGATTTGGCGTGATCACCAGCCTGAGCGGAGTGGCGCTGATGATCGCCTGGGCGGTGATTTGCGTTCTGCTGACGCGTCGGATGATCGGACCACGCAACCGACCGTCCGCGAGCGGGCCGGTGATTGGGTGAGCCGTGACGCGTCAGCGGCCGGGCATTCCAGCGCCCGCCCGAGGCCTTACGGCCAGCGGCTCACCGTTGACTCCGCAGATCTCAACTCAATCGACAGTTCGCTTGCACCCTGCCGCCACCCAACGAAACCCCGCTTGGCGTCGCACGGCGGGATCGCCCGCCCGATCACGCGTCTCCCCTGACGCGGTTGGGGCGGCCAGCCCGCGCGCGATACCGCACGAATAATCGGTACAGCCCCGTTCTTTTACGTGACCAAATCGTTTCCAGTCGCTTGTTGCCGTTCTGGCCCTGTCTAAACTGCATCTGACCGCATGAATCCGCACCAGGAACCTTCACCGAAATTGCCCGATGGATGATCTCTTCCCCGCCGAGTTGAATCCCCAGATTTCCGTATCAGCCAGTTCGGCGGATGCTCAGGCTGTTGACACGCGTGCCCATCGATTTCGACCGGCAAAAATCTTTCTGGCGCTCCCGGCGTATAACGAACAGCAAGCGTTGCCGGAGCTGTTGGAACGCATCGGCGAGTCGTTTGCCGACACCGGGCTGCCCTACGAAGTCATCGTCGTCGACGACGGCAGCACCGATGACACCGCACAAATCGTTTCACAGCTGTCGTTTCAAATGCCGTTGCATCTGGTCCAGCATCAGCAGAACCAGGGCTTGGGAACGACGATTCGCGACGCGCTTCGCGAGGCCGTGGATCGCGCCGGCGAGCGTGACATCATCGTCACGATGGACGCCGACAACACCCACCCGCCGGGCTTGATCGATCGCATGGTGCGGATGATCCACGAAGGCTGTGATGTCGTGATCGCCTCGCGATTTGAATCGGGCGGATGTGCCGTCGGCGTCCCGATCGAGCGGCATTTCTTGTCCATCGGCGCGCGGTTGCTGTTCACCGTTCTGTTTCCCACCCGTGGCGTCCGCGATTACACCTCCGGGTTTCGCGCCTATCGCGCTTCGGTGATCCGTCAGGGCTTTGCCGATCACGGCGAGGCGTTCGTCGCTGAAAAAGGATTTTCTTGCATGGCGGACATCTTGTTGAAACTTCGCAAGCAAGGCGTCTTGTTCGGCGAGGCCCCGTTGCGTCTGCGTTATGACCGCAAGGGCGGCGCGAGCAAGATGCAGGTTTTTAAAACCATTGGGTTGACGTTAAAGCTGCTCACCCGCCACCGTTTGCGAGGTCGGTA
Encoded here:
- the trpC gene encoding indole-3-glycerol phosphate synthase TrpC, whose product is MTILDDILVKTRETIARDMAIVSADRLESELDALPPCRDFHGALAAGDRVNLIAEVKRASPSAGLIREDFDPAEIARCYVDGGAACISVLTDEPFFQGSLDYLRDVRAAVDIPILRKDFIVDRYQLLQARQAGADCVLLIAECLPPDELKQLHDFATDLGMQTLIELFDPENLQAVLATGTKLVGVNNRDLRTFKTTLQHTLDLCPSIPSDRLIVGESGIREHADLLRLATGGVKAVLVGESLMRKDDITEAVRELLG
- a CDS encoding glycosyltransferase 87 family protein → MTPRSRHVAAALVACLLFGVGVTLTAVRTVSRYQTPGSSNPATQGMCDFHNGLYFPATALLAGKSPYGQQYADEYPVSRQIPFFSPVILVLHAPLTFLPLPVADVLFFVISVLLVIVLAMLCAKAAGVGRANGAAGAGGRLTWVASIAAAIVFSRSGHISLYNGYFTIELALATIAAIHFAKDRPMTAAIALTLVSAKPTFILPLGFLMLARGNYKALGLGAAISVLGAGLPMTYLAYHEGIRATGSIDMAAGLDKIVDDIGTAQQVHMKTQDESPVDSWTRLDALATVCKWTGSDPGQMVHLAVMMLILAWPMVILFYRSRHGLDDGVAGGTGCLMLVATLTSLYHQSYDAMVVVAPTVGLLLASTEFWRSVSPSTRGVLGALMVFPAFNYLSTRSFLTRLDLGDIGFGVITSLSGVALMIAWAVICVLLTRRMIGPRNRPSASGPVIG
- a CDS encoding glycosyltransferase; protein product: MDDLFPAELNPQISVSASSADAQAVDTRAHRFRPAKIFLALPAYNEQQALPELLERIGESFADTGLPYEVIVVDDGSTDDTAQIVSQLSFQMPLHLVQHQQNQGLGTTIRDALREAVDRAGERDIIVTMDADNTHPPGLIDRMVRMIHEGCDVVIASRFESGGCAVGVPIERHFLSIGARLLFTVLFPTRGVRDYTSGFRAYRASVIRQGFADHGEAFVAEKGFSCMADILLKLRKQGVLFGEAPLRLRYDRKGGASKMQVFKTIGLTLKLLTRHRLRGR